One Chloroflexota bacterium DNA window includes the following coding sequences:
- a CDS encoding ParM/StbA family protein — protein MSITVHGANIGHGFVKYTINENGEEQTTIFPAIVAPAASNAEGSLHDIPTVEVHGTLWWTGEHALLAPSPLSLRSQQRLYDRHIIPALVKGALQRLGQPTGGACVTGLPAAWIGERDLAVALAGRLRDAVPSGFFHGATLKTGIRVISEPLGALYGVLLDETGRILNLGYETGRIGVIDLGHNTVDACIVQALNVIPDSAISFELGSANPLQQLQTRISGRYNIDLTLHDVDQAVRKGYVRVAGEELDLPTGWERPWEANGQQVADAMVRAWGSGGKLDAIIIAGGGAELPILVRALQQRFRQAIVAPNPQTAIARGYARRARRYEELGQ, from the coding sequence ATGTCAATTACCGTTCATGGAGCAAATATCGGCCATGGCTTTGTTAAGTACACAATCAATGAGAATGGCGAAGAGCAGACAACTATTTTTCCAGCAATTGTTGCTCCAGCAGCAAGCAATGCAGAGGGAAGTCTCCACGATATTCCAACGGTAGAAGTTCATGGAACACTCTGGTGGACGGGTGAGCACGCATTATTAGCACCCTCGCCCCTCTCTCTTCGCTCACAACAACGACTCTACGACCGCCACATTATTCCAGCGCTTGTTAAAGGAGCACTTCAACGGCTTGGCCAACCAACTGGCGGCGCTTGTGTAACCGGGTTACCAGCAGCTTGGATAGGTGAGCGTGATCTCGCAGTTGCGCTTGCTGGGCGTTTACGTGACGCTGTGCCAAGTGGGTTCTTTCACGGTGCAACCCTCAAAACAGGAATTCGTGTGATTAGCGAGCCACTTGGGGCATTGTATGGCGTGTTACTCGATGAAACAGGGCGCATTCTCAATCTTGGATACGAGACAGGCCGCATTGGAGTCATTGATCTTGGTCATAACACCGTGGATGCCTGCATTGTCCAAGCCTTAAATGTTATTCCCGATAGTGCGATTAGCTTCGAGCTTGGGAGTGCTAATCCACTCCAGCAACTCCAAACGCGAATTAGCGGGCGTTATAACATCGATCTCACACTTCACGATGTTGATCAAGCAGTGCGCAAGGGCTATGTACGGGTAGCCGGCGAAGAACTCGATCTACCAACAGGTTGGGAACGCCCTTGGGAAGCAAATGGTCAGCAAGTTGCCGATGCGATGGTGCGTGCCTGGGGAAGTGGCGGAAAGCTCGATGCCATCATTATCGCAGGCGGTGGAGCTGAGTTGCCAATCCTTGTTCGTGCGCTCCAACAACGCTTTCGACAGGCTATTGTTGCCCCAAATCCACAAACAGCGATCGCACGCGGATACGCCCGCCGTGCGCGGCGCTATGAGGAGCTTGGCCAATGA
- a CDS encoding toprim domain-containing protein, whose translation MIDHLSGDDFLALVGQRTTLRKVAATNGGEWAGACPLCGGKDRFRVQPHGDSGGRWWCRGCRMGQPWASDIDFIFLRDHGFIPTKDHPDWPVLIKAAFEALGLTITRSAKESRSVPDPEPPSACEPPGTQWQQMGLSFLGYCVDMLWKDAAADSTPLTYLRQRGLSDHTIRTAAIGYNPKPLNRPLHRWGLDDPDKDGVWLPAGYVIPWFCDGQLWKLSIRQTNPRDEGFKYVTVAGSSNVPYGIDTLRPGQPSIFVEGPIDALVAQQALGQFERRGTPLAGVVAVGTTQGRAFRWLVQYSLCQPLFIATDADAAGDKSAAFWLDIFKGKEVYRMRPDPHDFGTMVAQCGIDLRAWIATHLDQWWMGITRTDLQSAAS comes from the coding sequence ATGATTGACCATCTTTCCGGCGATGATTTTCTTGCCTTGGTTGGCCAGCGTACTACCCTGCGCAAAGTAGCCGCAACCAATGGTGGTGAATGGGCCGGAGCCTGCCCCTTGTGTGGTGGCAAGGATCGGTTTCGTGTTCAACCACATGGCGATAGCGGTGGCCGCTGGTGGTGTCGTGGTTGTCGCATGGGCCAGCCATGGGCATCGGATATTGATTTTATTTTCCTGCGCGACCATGGCTTCATTCCAACCAAAGATCACCCTGATTGGCCTGTTTTGATTAAAGCGGCTTTTGAAGCACTCGGATTAACCATTACGCGATCAGCTAAGGAATCACGATCGGTTCCTGACCCTGAGCCACCGAGCGCCTGTGAGCCACCAGGCACACAATGGCAACAAATGGGCCTGAGTTTTCTCGGCTATTGCGTGGATATGTTGTGGAAAGATGCCGCTGCTGATTCAACGCCGCTGACCTATCTTCGCCAACGTGGCCTAAGTGATCATACAATCCGCACCGCAGCAATTGGCTATAACCCGAAACCGCTCAACCGTCCATTACACCGGTGGGGACTTGATGACCCGGATAAAGATGGCGTGTGGTTGCCTGCAGGGTATGTTATTCCTTGGTTTTGTGATGGGCAGCTCTGGAAGCTCTCAATTCGCCAAACCAATCCTCGTGATGAAGGCTTTAAGTATGTGACGGTAGCCGGAAGCAGTAATGTTCCCTATGGCATCGATACGCTGCGACCTGGGCAGCCAAGCATCTTTGTTGAAGGACCGATCGATGCCCTTGTGGCCCAACAAGCACTTGGCCAATTTGAACGACGAGGAACTCCACTCGCTGGGGTCGTGGCAGTTGGGACAACCCAAGGCCGTGCATTTCGATGGCTCGTGCAATACAGCTTGTGCCAACCACTCTTTATCGCGACTGATGCCGATGCCGCTGGAGATAAATCAGCTGCATTTTGGCTTGATATCTTCAAAGGCAAAGAAGTCTATCGCATGCGCCCTGACCCACACGATTTTGGAACCATGGTTGCACAGTGTGGCATAGATTTACGCGCGTGGATTGCTACCCATCTTGATCAATGGTGGATGGGTATTACACGAACCGATCTTCAATCAGCAGCATCATAA
- a CDS encoding DUF3987 domain-containing protein, producing the protein MTTQPTFLAARIAINALLQSTIPGQQDYGEWEAVIQSLMQAFEAGGADGVRAALETAIRADHRIASLLIESEPTPALRTMPPLPNELTKVIRQQGKCGTWLDTFIDYASQASPVTPPIFHEAAGLFLAATAIARRLYLQIGETFYYPNVYALFVAPPGRYAKSTAMKVVERVLRRAGLGHLLLPDKSTPQSLLQQFSTVIPDKLDSYSDYDREQWLLARAQAAQRAWLLDEAGFLFSDMKKEYMAELLSLLLKLFDNPEYLAHETITHGRTTIRDASLSFLGATTPKNIEDHLRSEKLWDEGLWSRFAILMPDAPPRYAEFPDELVMPDDLLDGLKDLDTLFPKPEAELVDDVPEENIKRFVRIYNEHPPSAIRLAPGVMGLWKRYDKVLRFDLPNSGLPDTLYASYARFPGHALRVAMILAAMDCPELPVIMQLDHLKRAIAIVERWRSDLHRIWSDGIQSEETKLGDKLLDILKDTLSGLTVRDLCRRTHQSKKEITEVLEVLRLAGQVDVLDSKAANGRSIQVWRFSA; encoded by the coding sequence ATGACAACACAACCTACCTTTTTAGCAGCCCGCATTGCAATCAACGCATTGTTGCAATCAACAATCCCTGGTCAACAGGATTATGGTGAATGGGAAGCTGTTATTCAGAGTCTGATGCAGGCATTCGAAGCTGGTGGTGCAGACGGCGTTCGTGCGGCGCTGGAGACGGCAATCCGCGCCGATCATCGGATTGCTTCGCTCTTAATCGAGAGTGAGCCAACACCGGCGCTCCGCACCATGCCGCCGCTGCCGAACGAACTGACAAAGGTCATTCGACAGCAGGGCAAATGTGGCACATGGCTTGACACCTTCATTGACTATGCCAGCCAAGCTAGTCCAGTCACACCACCTATTTTTCACGAAGCCGCAGGTCTTTTCCTAGCAGCAACTGCGATCGCGCGACGGCTGTATCTCCAAATTGGTGAGACCTTCTACTATCCCAATGTCTATGCTTTGTTCGTTGCACCCCCTGGTCGCTATGCCAAATCGACGGCCATGAAAGTCGTCGAGCGGGTACTGCGGCGTGCGGGCCTTGGCCATTTGCTCTTACCCGACAAGAGCACGCCTCAGTCGCTGCTCCAGCAGTTTTCGACCGTCATTCCTGATAAGCTGGACAGCTACAGTGATTATGACCGTGAACAGTGGCTGCTCGCCCGCGCCCAAGCGGCCCAACGGGCATGGCTGCTCGATGAAGCCGGGTTCTTATTCAGTGACATGAAAAAAGAGTATATGGCCGAGCTGCTCTCGCTCTTACTCAAGCTATTTGATAACCCTGAATACTTGGCCCACGAAACGATCACCCATGGCCGAACAACGATTCGTGATGCCAGTCTCTCGTTCCTTGGCGCAACCACACCAAAGAATATTGAAGATCACCTCCGCAGCGAGAAACTGTGGGATGAAGGCCTATGGAGTCGCTTCGCCATTCTGATGCCAGATGCACCACCTCGTTATGCCGAGTTTCCCGACGAATTGGTGATGCCTGATGACCTCCTTGATGGTCTCAAGGATCTGGATACCCTGTTTCCCAAGCCCGAGGCCGAACTGGTAGACGATGTGCCTGAGGAAAATATCAAGCGCTTTGTGCGGATCTATAACGAACATCCCCCGAGTGCGATCCGACTCGCACCTGGTGTGATGGGATTGTGGAAACGCTATGACAAGGTGCTGCGGTTCGATCTCCCCAACAGCGGACTACCCGACACACTCTATGCCAGTTATGCCCGTTTCCCAGGGCATGCATTGCGCGTGGCCATGATTTTGGCCGCGATGGATTGCCCTGAATTGCCAGTAATCATGCAGCTCGATCACCTCAAACGCGCGATCGCGATTGTCGAGCGCTGGCGCAGCGATTTGCACCGTATTTGGAGCGATGGGATTCAGAGTGAAGAAACTAAGTTGGGCGATAAACTGCTGGACATTCTGAAAGATACCCTTTCAGGGTTGACGGTGCGTGATCTTTGCCGCAGAACCCACCAATCCAAAAAAGAGATTACCGAGGTCTTAGAGGTGTTACGACTTGCAGGCCAGGTTGATGTGCTGGATAGCAAAGCAGCCAATGGCCGATCAATTCAGGTATGGAGGTTCAGCGCATGA
- a CDS encoding tyrosine-type recombinase/integrase — protein sequence MPTIHSLLPAYERSMRSRGQRPRGIQRYIAHLRSFLVHAGNDFDIVDLKPRDIRRFQEVRCEEVALRTVHGALTALRSFCLWAIEEEYIADDPTARMRWPKLPETAPKALTRQQLRRLMTALEEPIDLATHERWQWRRNRRVILLMLFAGLRMSEVIDLRWRDVDLDNRVLVVRDGKGGRARSLPIHAALAKELSRVAIKDPEYAVAGRSDGAPVSRDHDKMFRRWLKERGVELSAHQLRHTFATELMRSGANLRYIQELMGHRSIETTQRYLLVEPDVLRVAVAQMPAAW from the coding sequence ATGCCTACGATTCACTCTCTACTTCCTGCATATGAGCGTTCTATGCGCTCACGTGGGCAACGCCCAAGGGGTATCCAACGCTATATCGCCCATCTCCGCAGCTTCCTCGTTCACGCTGGGAATGATTTTGATATCGTTGATCTGAAGCCACGCGACATTCGCAGGTTTCAAGAAGTCCGTTGTGAGGAAGTGGCCCTTCGCACCGTCCATGGTGCGTTGACGGCCCTTCGCTCGTTTTGCCTTTGGGCTATCGAGGAAGAGTACATTGCAGACGATCCGACTGCGCGAATGCGATGGCCCAAGCTACCAGAAACAGCCCCAAAAGCATTGACGCGTCAACAGCTTCGCCGTTTGATGACAGCCCTAGAAGAGCCGATTGACTTGGCTACTCATGAGCGATGGCAATGGCGGCGAAATAGACGGGTTATTTTATTGATGTTATTTGCTGGGTTGCGTATGTCGGAAGTGATTGACCTACGCTGGCGCGATGTCGATCTTGATAATCGCGTCTTGGTTGTGCGTGATGGAAAGGGCGGGCGAGCACGTTCGCTACCCATTCATGCAGCATTGGCAAAAGAGCTTAGTCGTGTTGCTATAAAAGATCCAGAGTATGCGGTTGCTGGTCGGAGCGATGGTGCTCCAGTATCCCGCGATCACGATAAGATGTTTCGGCGCTGGTTGAAGGAACGTGGTGTCGAGTTGAGTGCTCACCAGCTGCGTCACACGTTTGCGACTGAATTAATGCGGAGTGGTGCAAATTTACGGTATATCCAAGAACTTATGGGCCACCGTAGTATTGAAACCACCCAACGCTATCTCTTGGTCGAGCCAGATGTGCTACGGGTTGCTGTAGCACAAATGCCTGCTGCCTGGTAG
- a CDS encoding DeoR family transcriptional regulator, which translates to MTVFGIREGTPAGDILSYIQRKGSATVKELEDALAVSTTAVREQLTHLTNQGLIAPTKIRQGPGRPSYRYTLTAKAQSLFPKGYDVLLNVLLEEILATEGPEGMAQLLSRVGTRLATLYTGDHPANVALRERLMQFVYTMNRKGMSINVAESPGGGWVVSEYACPYFEVAQTHDSLCSMERQMMETALGHEVEIQRRMVEGHNGCHFVIKADEIGIEKHN; encoded by the coding sequence ATGACCGTGTTTGGTATCCGAGAAGGAACGCCCGCCGGCGATATTTTGAGCTACATTCAGCGTAAAGGTTCAGCGACTGTCAAGGAATTGGAAGATGCGCTGGCTGTGAGCACAACTGCGGTGCGCGAGCAACTAACCCATCTCACCAATCAAGGTCTTATTGCACCAACCAAAATTCGCCAAGGACCAGGCCGCCCTTCCTACCGCTATACTCTGACTGCTAAGGCTCAATCGCTCTTTCCCAAGGGCTACGATGTGCTTTTGAATGTGTTGCTGGAAGAAATTTTGGCGACCGAAGGCCCAGAAGGTATGGCTCAGTTGCTCAGTCGGGTGGGCACACGCTTGGCTACGCTCTACACGGGCGATCATCCCGCCAATGTGGCTTTGCGTGAGCGTTTGATGCAATTCGTCTACACGATGAACCGCAAAGGGATGTCGATCAATGTGGCCGAATCGCCTGGCGGTGGATGGGTGGTGAGTGAGTATGCCTGCCCTTATTTTGAGGTGGCCCAAACTCACGATAGCCTGTGCAGCATGGAACGCCAAATGATGGAAACTGCGCTCGGCCATGAAGTTGAAATTCAACGACGTATGGTCGAAGGTCATAATGGCTGTCACTTTGTGATCAAAGCCGATGAGATTGGGATCGAGAAGCATAACTAA
- the sufC gene encoding Fe-S cluster assembly ATPase SufC, with protein sequence MSANNLVIRNLHVAVDGKEILKGINLTIEEGKIHAIMGPNGSGKSTLAYTLAGHPRYEVTEGEVWYKGQDVLDLEPNDRSKLGLFLAFQYPVAVAGVTVANFLRAALNAHRAQEGVDPKSTAIPMAEYRKVIKARMDMLEMAPDFARRYLNEGFSGGEKKRLEILQMAMLQPSISIMDETDSGLDIDALKIVAEGVNKVKAEKPELGVLVITHYQRLLNYIKPDYVHVLMNGQIVREGGPDMALELEEKGYDFIREEVFGNAS encoded by the coding sequence ATGAGCGCCAACAATTTGGTCATTCGCAACTTGCACGTTGCGGTCGATGGCAAAGAAATTCTTAAAGGCATTAATCTCACCATCGAAGAAGGCAAAATTCACGCCATCATGGGGCCAAATGGCTCAGGCAAGTCAACCTTGGCATACACCCTCGCTGGTCACCCACGCTATGAAGTGACCGAAGGCGAAGTTTGGTACAAAGGCCAAGATGTGCTTGATCTCGAACCAAATGATCGTTCAAAATTGGGCTTATTCTTGGCCTTCCAATATCCAGTGGCGGTTGCTGGTGTAACTGTTGCCAACTTCTTGCGGGCAGCCTTGAACGCCCATCGCGCTCAAGAAGGCGTTGATCCCAAATCAACCGCCATTCCAATGGCTGAATATCGCAAAGTGATCAAAGCCCGCATGGATATGCTGGAAATGGCTCCTGACTTTGCCCGCCGCTATTTGAACGAAGGTTTCTCGGGCGGTGAAAAGAAACGCCTTGAAATTTTGCAAATGGCCATGTTGCAGCCTTCAATCTCGATCATGGACGAAACCGACTCAGGCCTTGATATCGACGCTTTGAAGATTGTGGCCGAAGGGGTCAACAAAGTTAAAGCTGAAAAGCCTGAATTAGGCGTGTTGGTAATTACCCACTACCAACGCTTGCTCAACTACATCAAGCCCGATTATGTGCATGTTTTGATGAACGGCCAAATTGTGCGCGAAGGCGGCCCCGACATGGCCTTAGAACTCGAAGAAAAAGGTTACGATTTCATTCGAGAGGAAGTGTTCGGCAATGCCAGCTAA
- the sufD gene encoding Fe-S cluster assembly protein SufD, whose translation MPANLQSTFDLAQFEALLASRNEPSWLTSRRREAWEAFETAEQPDWRRTNLKGFNIADYTLAEAEVSVDFAGAEGVTILPLAEAIQSHAELVQRVLGSAVQTSRDPFSALNNALVNGGIFIHVAKDVAVEELVRIRYHLSNPGTVVAPRTLIVTERHSSINVIEEISSADFAGSAVVLTGAEIEVGDGGQVGFSSVQTLNSNVYVLGSQQIRINRDAQAEWLNVVVGSAVQHVTLEANLSGNGSSVNWNGLLYGNGKQNLLVAPKLNHIGLNTEGQINFKTVVDDEAYAVFDGMVKIPATGQGTNSDLRENALHLSKTSRSDSIPGLEIDANEVKAGHGSTSGQIDEEQLFYLQSRGLPFAEAKRTIVLGFVGEIIDMIPDEAVRERVETIVAEKV comes from the coding sequence ATGCCAGCTAATTTGCAATCTACCTTTGATCTGGCACAATTTGAGGCTTTGCTGGCCAGCCGCAACGAGCCAAGCTGGCTGACCAGCCGCCGTCGCGAAGCTTGGGAAGCATTCGAAACCGCTGAGCAACCAGATTGGCGACGAACCAATTTGAAGGGCTTCAATATCGCCGATTACACGCTGGCTGAGGCCGAAGTTTCAGTTGATTTTGCTGGCGCGGAAGGCGTGACGATTCTGCCTTTAGCCGAAGCGATTCAAAGCCATGCCGAATTGGTGCAACGAGTGCTTGGTAGCGCCGTCCAAACCAGCCGCGATCCATTTTCAGCGCTCAATAATGCTTTGGTCAACGGCGGGATTTTCATCCACGTTGCCAAAGATGTTGCGGTTGAAGAATTGGTGCGAATTCGCTATCACCTCAGCAATCCTGGCACGGTTGTCGCACCCCGCACATTAATCGTCACTGAACGCCATAGCTCGATCAACGTGATCGAAGAAATTAGCTCAGCTGATTTTGCTGGCAGCGCAGTGGTCTTGACGGGTGCTGAAATTGAGGTTGGCGATGGTGGCCAAGTTGGCTTCAGCAGCGTGCAAACCTTGAACAGCAATGTCTATGTGTTAGGCAGTCAACAAATTCGCATCAACCGCGATGCCCAAGCCGAATGGCTAAACGTGGTGGTTGGTAGCGCTGTGCAGCACGTCACCTTGGAAGCCAATTTGAGCGGTAACGGATCAAGCGTCAATTGGAATGGCTTGTTGTATGGTAATGGCAAGCAAAACTTGCTGGTTGCGCCCAAGCTCAATCACATTGGCTTGAATACCGAAGGCCAAATCAACTTCAAAACCGTGGTCGATGATGAAGCCTATGCCGTTTTCGATGGCATGGTCAAAATCCCTGCCACGGGCCAAGGCACCAACTCCGACTTGCGCGAAAATGCCTTGCACTTGAGCAAAACTTCACGCTCGGATTCAATTCCAGGCTTGGAGATTGATGCCAATGAAGTTAAGGCAGGCCACGGCTCGACTAGCGGCCAAATCGATGAAGAGCAGTTGTTCTATCTGCAATCGCGTGGTTTGCCGTTTGCCGAAGCCAAGCGCACGATCGTGTTGGGCTTTGTCGGCGAAATCATCGATATGATTCCTGATGAAGCTGTGCGCGAACGGGTCGAAACCATCGTCGCCGAAAAAGTCTAA
- a CDS encoding GxxExxY protein gives MPLLLADEAFAVVGAAIDVHRELGSGFLEAVYQEALEFELTQRQIPFIRQQPLPIRYKQTILNKLYIADLVCFDQIIVEIKAIQRLTSVEHAQLLNYLKATHKPLGILMNFHSRPTLEWKRLILSNDT, from the coding sequence ATGCCTTTATTGTTAGCTGATGAAGCATTCGCAGTAGTTGGAGCGGCGATTGACGTACATCGTGAGTTGGGTAGCGGATTTCTAGAAGCTGTCTATCAAGAGGCACTTGAATTCGAATTGACCCAACGTCAAATTCCTTTTATACGTCAACAGCCATTGCCAATTCGCTATAAACAAACGATCTTAAATAAACTCTATATTGCCGATTTGGTTTGCTTCGACCAGATTATTGTTGAAATAAAGGCAATTCAACGATTAACATCGGTTGAACATGCTCAATTATTAAATTATCTCAAGGCGACGCATAAACCGCTAGGGATCTTAATGAATTTTCATAGTCGGCCAACACTGGAATGGAAACGCTTAATTTTGAGTAACGATACTTAG
- a CDS encoding cysteine desulfurase, which produces MSVQTTLDIQAIREQFPLLDQSINGHRLAYLDSTATAQKPLAVLDAMDRYYRTINANVHRGVYQISEAATEAYEGTRRTIGRFIGAKSTKEIIFTRNATEAINLVAQSWGRANLQAGDRILLTVSEHHSNLVPWQLLAAQIGLELDFIELDAQGRLDLSDLDQLLTERTKLVAMTHMSNVLGTINPVERVIAAAKQVGALVLLDGAQSVPHIPVNVQALGCDFLAFSGHKMCGPTGIGVLWARRELLEAMPPFMGGGDMIKRVGLRESSWNDLPWKFEAGTPAIAEAIGLGAAIDFLNELGMQAIHERERQLTNYAWDKLSGIDGLTIFGPPAAERGGLLSFTLAGVHAHDVAAILDTQGIAVRAGHHCTHPLHDIFGVPATVRASFYLYTLEEEIDRLAEALVLARDTFQL; this is translated from the coding sequence ATGTCTGTACAAACAACCCTTGATATTCAGGCCATTCGCGAGCAATTTCCGCTCTTGGATCAATCGATTAACGGCCATCGCCTAGCCTATTTGGATAGCACCGCAACTGCCCAAAAGCCGCTAGCAGTGCTTGATGCGATGGATCGCTATTATCGCACGATTAATGCGAATGTTCATCGAGGTGTGTATCAGATTAGTGAAGCTGCCACCGAAGCCTATGAAGGCACGCGCCGCACGATTGGCCGCTTTATCGGCGCGAAATCGACCAAAGAAATTATTTTTACTCGCAACGCCACCGAAGCGATTAACTTGGTTGCCCAAAGCTGGGGCCGAGCCAATTTGCAAGCGGGCGATCGAATTTTGCTCACAGTCAGCGAACATCATTCCAATTTAGTGCCATGGCAATTGCTAGCAGCCCAAATTGGCCTAGAGCTTGATTTTATCGAGCTTGATGCGCAAGGCCGACTTGATCTCAGTGACCTTGATCAACTATTGACTGAACGCACCAAATTGGTCGCCATGACCCACATGTCGAATGTGTTGGGCACGATCAATCCAGTTGAACGTGTGATTGCTGCTGCCAAACAGGTTGGAGCCTTGGTGCTGCTGGATGGGGCGCAAAGCGTGCCCCATATTCCTGTCAATGTTCAAGCGCTTGGCTGCGATTTCTTGGCCTTTTCGGGGCATAAAATGTGTGGACCAACTGGCATTGGGGTGCTGTGGGCGCGACGCGAATTGCTTGAAGCGATGCCACCGTTTATGGGTGGTGGCGATATGATCAAACGGGTCGGGCTACGCGAAAGCTCTTGGAACGATCTCCCATGGAAATTCGAGGCAGGTACGCCAGCAATTGCCGAGGCGATTGGCCTTGGCGCGGCGATTGACTTCTTGAATGAACTTGGGATGCAGGCGATTCACGAGCGCGAACGCCAATTGACCAACTACGCTTGGGATAAACTTAGCGGCATCGATGGGTTGACCATTTTTGGTCCACCTGCTGCCGAGCGCGGTGGCTTGTTGAGTTTTACCCTCGCAGGCGTGCATGCCCATGATGTGGCAGCGATTCTCGATACCCAAGGGATTGCAGTGCGGGCTGGACATCATTGTACCCATCCGTTGCACGATATTTTTGGCGTGCCAGCAACGGTACGCGCATCATTCTACCTATACACGCTTGAGGAAGAAATTGATCGTTTGGCCGAAGCCTTGGTTTTGGCTCGCGATACCTTCCAACTGTGA
- a CDS encoding SUF system NifU family Fe-S cluster assembly protein, giving the protein MDDLYRENILDHYRHPRNYGEIEQATIVQHEHNPLCGDQLSIYLLVENERIVDVKFKGKGCAISQASASMLSEELAGKSVDEAKAFDKQTILDLLGIPIGPVRLKCALLSLKTLKAGLYGVNLVDDDEDSL; this is encoded by the coding sequence GTGGACGATTTATATCGTGAAAATATATTAGATCATTATCGCCATCCGCGAAATTACGGCGAGATCGAGCAAGCAACGATTGTGCAACACGAGCATAACCCGTTGTGCGGCGATCAACTCAGCATTTATTTGCTAGTCGAAAACGAGCGGATTGTTGATGTAAAATTTAAAGGCAAAGGCTGCGCGATCAGCCAAGCTTCAGCCTCGATGCTCAGCGAAGAACTTGCTGGCAAAAGCGTTGATGAGGCCAAAGCCTTTGATAAACAAACCATCCTCGATTTATTGGGGATACCGATTGGACCCGTGCGGCTCAAGTGTGCCTTGCTCTCGCTCAAAACGCTCAAAGCTGGTCTCTACGGAGTCAATCTGGTTGACGACGATGAGGATAGCCTTTGA